One region of Mycolicibacterium lutetiense genomic DNA includes:
- a CDS encoding MarR family winged helix-turn-helix transcriptional regulator — MNSDMGGILEEQPLGYLMYRVVAVLQPRVAAQLQPLGLKLPEFVCLRILSMAPGQSNAELARHTNVSPQAMNNVVRGLQDRGAVRRPATVDSGRALPAELTAEGAELLGRAEAAVLAAEDEVLDRLDTEQRRALKRLLAHAIT, encoded by the coding sequence ATGAACTCCGATATGGGCGGCATCCTGGAGGAACAGCCACTCGGATATCTGATGTATCGCGTGGTCGCGGTGCTGCAACCACGGGTCGCCGCACAGCTGCAACCGCTGGGCCTCAAACTGCCCGAGTTCGTCTGCCTCCGCATCCTGTCGATGGCCCCGGGCCAGTCCAACGCTGAACTCGCCCGCCACACGAACGTGTCACCACAGGCGATGAACAACGTAGTGCGCGGCCTTCAAGACCGCGGCGCGGTGCGCAGGCCGGCCACCGTCGACTCCGGACGGGCGCTGCCCGCCGAGTTGACCGCCGAGGGCGCCGAATTGCTCGGACGTGCCGAAGCGGCGGTGCTCGCCGCCGAGGACGAGGTGCTCGACCGCCTCGATACCGAGCAGCGACGCGCCCTCAAGCGACTCCTGGCGCACGCGATCACCTGA
- a CDS encoding glycerate kinase — translation MKIVLAPDSFKESMTASQAVAAMRDGVRSAIPDAQCIGVPMADGGEGTVDAVIDALGGDRVTEMVQDPLGRPVRAGYGYVSDHRLAVIEMAAASGLELVQPPERNILRASTFGVGQLIASAVDHGARKLLIGIGGSATNDGGAGMLSALGVVFADAEGTTLPPGGAALARLRHIDISGLDPRLADVHVRIASDVTAPLLGTNGASAVFGPQKGATRSDVATLESALTRLVEVTGKTLGGARPDRPGAGAAGGLGFGLMEFLAAECDPGVEVIAQTVGLEQALTGADWVFTGEGSVDAQTMLGKTPFGVARLAARTGAKVVIFGGRVAPDADVLLANGVDKLVAITAPGTPLDQALRDGPTALARAAAEICRTL, via the coding sequence ATGAAGATCGTTCTGGCTCCGGACTCCTTCAAGGAGTCGATGACCGCGTCGCAAGCGGTGGCGGCGATGCGCGACGGCGTCCGGTCGGCCATACCCGACGCCCAGTGCATCGGAGTACCGATGGCCGACGGCGGTGAAGGCACAGTCGACGCCGTCATCGACGCCCTCGGCGGTGACCGCGTCACCGAGATGGTGCAGGATCCGCTCGGGCGGCCCGTCCGCGCCGGCTACGGCTACGTCTCCGACCACCGCCTGGCGGTCATCGAGATGGCCGCCGCCTCCGGCCTCGAGCTGGTGCAGCCGCCTGAACGGAATATATTGCGCGCCAGCACCTTCGGCGTCGGACAACTGATCGCCTCGGCCGTGGACCACGGCGCGAGGAAGCTGCTGATCGGCATCGGCGGTTCGGCAACCAATGACGGCGGAGCCGGCATGCTCAGCGCCCTGGGTGTCGTCTTCGCCGACGCCGAGGGCACCACGCTCCCGCCCGGCGGCGCCGCGCTGGCCCGGCTGCGGCACATCGACATCTCCGGCCTGGACCCCAGACTGGCCGATGTTCATGTCCGGATCGCCTCCGACGTCACCGCTCCCCTGCTCGGAACCAATGGCGCCAGCGCAGTTTTCGGTCCGCAGAAAGGGGCCACCCGGTCGGACGTCGCAACCCTTGAATCCGCGTTGACCCGCCTGGTCGAGGTGACCGGGAAGACGCTCGGCGGCGCCCGACCCGATCGCCCGGGCGCCGGGGCCGCCGGCGGCCTGGGCTTCGGGCTGATGGAATTCCTGGCCGCCGAATGTGACCCGGGAGTCGAGGTGATCGCCCAGACCGTAGGACTGGAACAGGCGTTGACCGGAGCCGACTGGGTGTTCACCGGGGAGGGCAGTGTCGACGCCCAGACGATGTTGGGCAAGACGCCGTTCGGCGTCGCCCGACTGGCTGCGCGCACCGGCGCCAAGGTGGTGATCTTCGGCGGCCGCGTCGCCCCCGACGCCGATGTCCTGCTGGCCAACGGCGTCGACAAGTTGGTGGCCATCACCGCACCGGGCACTCCGCTGGATCAGGCCTTGCGTGACGGCCCGACCGCGTTGGCGCGCGCCGCCGCCGAAATCTGCCGCACCCTCTAG
- a CDS encoding DUF350 domain-containing protein yields the protein MTTTLVALSSDYWSILGHGVSAIVLYTIVGVALMVLGFFVIDWTTPGPLRALVQAGRPNAAAVAAAGIVSMALIIVLAIYSSLGDLVQGLLSTLVFGLLGIAAQAFSVRLIGAIKGIDMGRVLASERFTPEVLVVIAAYVAFGLIVAAAIL from the coding sequence ATGACAACCACCCTGGTTGCTCTCAGCTCCGATTACTGGTCGATCCTCGGCCACGGGGTGTCGGCGATCGTGCTGTACACGATTGTCGGTGTGGCGCTGATGGTTCTGGGTTTCTTCGTCATCGACTGGACCACGCCGGGACCCCTGCGGGCCCTGGTGCAGGCCGGGCGTCCCAACGCCGCCGCGGTGGCGGCCGCGGGCATCGTGTCGATGGCACTCATCATCGTGCTGGCCATCTACAGCTCACTGGGTGACCTGGTTCAGGGGCTGCTCAGCACCTTGGTGTTCGGGTTGCTCGGCATTGCCGCCCAGGCCTTCTCGGTCCGGCTGATCGGCGCGATCAAGGGGATCGACATGGGCCGGGTGCTGGCGTCCGAGCGATTCACCCCCGAGGTGCTGGTCGTGATCGCCGCCTATGTGGCGTTCGGGCTGATCGTGGCAGCCGCCATCCTCTGA
- a CDS encoding glutathionylspermidine synthase family protein has translation MRRQRSSPRAGWEQIVADQGMCFGTPARDATGADRPYWDESVHYVFDMDEVLSIEASVEVLHSMCLEAVENVVLTERYRDFGLPEWSWEHIEKSWRRSDPHLYGRFDLRYDGRRPPVLLEYNADTPTTLLEAAILQWHWKTDVYPEDDQWNSLHEKLVGRWAEIRDRLPGVETYFTWSGAELSGEDHVTVAYLQECAAEAGLRTVGLAIEDIGFDRDLDRFVDLEETPMSSVFKLYPWEWMLDDDFGRRAVEQLPATMWVEPLWKTLLSNKAILAVLWEMYPGHPNLLPTYIDDPHELTDYVRKPKLGREGANITIVGAGFETETGGVYGEEGYVYQLLDPLPQFDDMRPALGAWIVGDESAGLGIRETSGLVTDNGAAFVPHRIPL, from the coding sequence ATGCGTCGTCAACGCAGTTCCCCGCGAGCCGGCTGGGAGCAGATCGTCGCCGACCAGGGAATGTGCTTCGGGACTCCGGCGCGTGACGCGACCGGTGCCGACCGCCCGTACTGGGACGAATCGGTGCACTACGTCTTCGACATGGACGAGGTGTTGTCGATCGAGGCTTCCGTCGAGGTGTTGCACTCGATGTGCCTGGAGGCCGTCGAGAATGTCGTCCTGACCGAGCGCTACCGCGACTTCGGGCTTCCCGAGTGGAGCTGGGAGCACATCGAGAAGTCTTGGCGGCGAAGCGATCCGCATCTGTACGGTCGGTTCGACCTCCGTTACGACGGCCGGCGGCCGCCGGTACTGCTGGAGTACAACGCCGACACCCCGACCACGCTGCTCGAAGCCGCGATCCTGCAGTGGCACTGGAAAACCGATGTGTACCCAGAAGACGATCAGTGGAACTCGTTGCACGAGAAGCTGGTTGGTCGCTGGGCTGAAATCCGGGACCGTCTTCCAGGGGTGGAGACATACTTCACCTGGTCGGGAGCCGAGCTCAGCGGTGAGGATCACGTGACCGTGGCCTACCTGCAGGAGTGCGCGGCCGAGGCCGGTCTGCGCACCGTGGGGCTGGCGATCGAGGACATCGGATTCGACCGGGACCTCGACAGGTTCGTCGACCTGGAGGAAACCCCCATGTCGTCGGTCTTCAAGCTCTACCCGTGGGAGTGGATGCTCGACGACGATTTCGGTCGCCGTGCGGTCGAGCAACTGCCCGCCACGATGTGGGTGGAACCGCTGTGGAAGACGCTTCTGAGCAACAAGGCCATCCTGGCGGTGCTGTGGGAGATGTATCCCGGGCATCCGAACCTGTTGCCCACGTACATCGATGACCCGCACGAGCTGACCGACTACGTGCGCAAACCGAAACTCGGCCGTGAGGGCGCCAACATCACCATCGTCGGCGCCGGGTTCGAGACCGAGACCGGCGGTGTGTACGGCGAAGAGGGCTACGTGTACCAGTTGCTCGATCCGCTACCGCAATTCGACGATATGCGTCCCGCACTGGGCGCATGGATCGTCGGCGACGAATCCGCCGGACTCGGAATCCGCGAGACCTCCGGTCTCGTCACCGACAACGGCGCTGCCTTTGTGCCACACCGCATCCCGCTGTGA
- a CDS encoding amidase yields MSRISAFSDDALGEHDAVGLVEELRAGRVSAADLIEAAVARVEAVNPTLNGLAFAAFDRAHARGAAPSSYGGYFDGVPTFVKDNAAVEGMPTMRGTDAWEPRPETAHGDFARAYLATGLVPLGKTRLSEFGFSASCEHPRLGPVRNPWNPDYTAGASSSGSGAFVASGVVPIAHANDGGGSIRIPAACNGLVGLKPTRGRLPQDKDMRMMPLRIVSDGVLTRSVRDTAALFREMERVYRNPKLPPIGDVSRPGKQRLRIAVCTQSVVHDAGPEMTELTHKTATLLEELGHQITVIGNPVQARFKDDFLLYWAFLSYALVRGGKRSFGPSFDRDKLDNLTLGLERLASRNLHRLPAAITRLARSKRVTERLSNSYDAVLMPTLAEPTLEIGRLDPTADYEQIIDRLLGWVAFTPLQNATGDPAISLPLAQTKAGLPVGMMLSATRGREALLLELAYELEEARPWPRIQTQVGAAAPPKQARKTVK; encoded by the coding sequence ATGAGTCGAATCTCCGCTTTCAGTGACGACGCCCTCGGTGAGCACGACGCCGTCGGCCTGGTGGAGGAATTGCGTGCCGGCCGGGTCTCGGCGGCCGACCTGATCGAGGCCGCGGTGGCGCGGGTCGAGGCGGTCAATCCCACCCTCAACGGATTGGCGTTCGCGGCATTCGACCGGGCCCATGCCCGCGGTGCCGCGCCCAGCTCCTACGGCGGGTACTTCGACGGTGTTCCGACCTTCGTCAAGGACAACGCCGCGGTCGAGGGCATGCCGACCATGCGCGGCACCGACGCATGGGAACCCCGCCCCGAAACGGCTCACGGCGACTTCGCCCGCGCGTACCTCGCCACGGGTCTCGTGCCGCTGGGCAAGACCCGACTCTCGGAGTTCGGCTTCAGCGCCTCGTGCGAGCATCCGCGGCTGGGGCCGGTGCGCAATCCGTGGAACCCCGACTACACCGCGGGCGCCTCCTCATCGGGTTCCGGTGCCTTCGTCGCATCGGGAGTGGTGCCCATCGCCCATGCGAACGACGGAGGCGGCTCGATCCGGATCCCCGCCGCCTGCAACGGATTGGTCGGTCTCAAGCCCACCCGGGGCCGCCTGCCACAGGACAAGGACATGCGGATGATGCCGCTGCGGATCGTGTCCGACGGGGTGCTCACCCGATCGGTGCGTGACACCGCGGCGTTGTTCCGGGAGATGGAGCGCGTCTACCGCAACCCCAAGCTGCCACCGATCGGCGACGTCAGCCGCCCGGGCAAGCAGCGCCTGCGGATCGCGGTGTGTACCCAGTCCGTTGTGCACGACGCCGGTCCCGAGATGACCGAGCTGACCCACAAGACCGCCACGCTGCTCGAGGAACTCGGCCACCAGATCACCGTGATCGGCAACCCGGTCCAGGCCCGGTTCAAGGACGACTTCCTGCTGTACTGGGCGTTCCTGTCGTATGCGTTGGTACGCGGCGGAAAGCGGTCTTTCGGCCCCAGTTTCGACCGAGACAAGCTCGACAACCTCACCCTCGGGCTGGAGCGGCTCGCCTCCCGCAACCTGCATCGGCTCCCGGCCGCGATCACCCGGCTGGCCCGGTCAAAACGGGTCACCGAGCGGCTGTCCAACAGCTATGACGCGGTGCTCATGCCGACGCTGGCCGAACCCACTCTGGAGATCGGCCGGCTCGACCCGACCGCGGACTACGAGCAGATCATCGACCGGCTGCTCGGGTGGGTGGCCTTCACACCTCTGCAGAACGCCACCGGGGATCCGGCCATCTCACTGCCGCTGGCCCAGACGAAGGCCGGCCTGCCGGTGGGCATGATGCTCTCGGCGACCCGTGGCCGCGAAGCTCTGCTGCTGGAGCTGGCCTACGAGCTGGAAGAGGCCAGGCCCTGGCCGCGCATTCAGACGCAGGTCGGGGCGGCCGCCCCGCCGAAGCAGGCGCGAAAAACGGTGAAATAG